Within Streptomyces antibioticus, the genomic segment TGGTCGGCGCCGCCCTGCTCGACGGCGGCCGGCTGCTCGCCGCGCGCCGCAGCGCTCCCCCCGACCTGGCCGGCCGCTGGGAGCTGCCCGGCGGCAAGGTCGAGCCCGGCGAGCGCCCCGAGGCCGCCCTGGTGCGTGAACTCCGCGAGGAACTCGGCGTCGACGCCGAACCGGTCGAGCGGATCCCGGGGGAGTGGCCGCTGCGCGACGCCTACGTCCTCCACGTCTGGACGGCCCGGCTGCGCCCCGGCTCCGCCGCCCCCGCGCCTCTCGAGGACCATGACGAGCTGCGCTGGCTCGCTCCGGCCGAGATCTGGGACGTCCCCTGGCTCGACCAGGACGTCCCCGCCGTCCGCGAGACCCTGACCCGCCTGACCGCCGGCCGCGCCCACTGACTCCGAGACTCGGGGACTCCGCGACTCGGCGACCCCGTGACTCCGCGACTCGGCGACCCCGTGACTCCGCGACTCGGCGACCCCGCGACTCGGGGACCCCGTGACCCCGCGACTCCGGGACTCCGTGTCTCCGCCGCCCCATGGACCCGGTGCGCACGCCGGGGAGTGCAAGCGGCGTACGCGCGCTGTTCGCGCCACCGCGCGCCCCTCGGCACGGTAATGCCCCAGGGATATCGGGTATGTGCCCATTAACCCCACGAAACCGGACATGGGTGAACTCGCTGGCCCGGGAAGTGATCGGCGTGAGCGACACCGAAGGCGACTGTGCCGAGTGGACGTTCCCCGCGGAGCCCGGAGCGGTGCGCGCCGCACGTGGCGCGGTCCGCCGCCAGTTGGACGGCTGGGACCTCGACGGTCTGGGCGATGTGGCGGAGCTGCTGGTCAGCGAGCTGGTCACCAACGCGCTGCGGCACGCCTCCGGACCGATCGGCGTCCGCCTGGTGCGCCCCGCGCGACTGGACCGTGTGCTGCTGGTCGAGGTCTCCGACCCGGTGCCCGACCCGCCCCTGGAACGCGCGGCGCGGCCCGAGGACGAGAGCGGCCGCGGGCTCCAGTTGGTGGCCTCCGCCTCCCGCCGCTGGGGCAGCCGCCCCGGCGACACCGGTAAAACGGTGTGGTTCGAACTGACCGTGCCCGGCTGAGCGGGCCGGGCCGCGGCCGCGCTGCGCACCGCGCTCCACGACCGGTCCCCGAAGGTGTGGTTCGACGTGGTGTCCGCTGGTTAGAAGACTGGAAGTGTTGTCGCGGAACGGGCCAAAAAACGCCTGGACCGTGCTGTGATCGTGAACACCGTGTCGCGGTGACGCGTAGTGCTGGATACTGCGGGCAGCCGCCGCCGGTGACCGGTGCCGGACGCGGTGAGCTGGAGGGGACGGTTCGCGTGAGCGAGATACCAGCGAAGGCCACGGAGTCCGAGGACCCGTCGGACGGCGCGAGGACGAGAGCCGCTGACGCGCTCCCCGACGACGGCGCCGCCGACGCCGCGCACGAGGGCCTCGCGGACGGCGGGACACCCGTCGAGTCGCCCGCCGAGACACCCGGCGACCCCATGTGGCAGAGCAGCCCGCCCGGCTCGATCTACGACTACATCAGAGTCGCGTCCTTCTCCATCGGCCCCGACGGACTGGTCGACCAGTGGAGCCTGCGCGCCGAGCAGATCTTCGGCATCCCGGCCGAACGGGCCCTCGGTATCGACCCCATCGACGCGTTCATCGACCCGGACCTGCGCGAACGCGGCCAGCGCAAGATGGCCGAGATCCTCGACGGCCGGGAGTGGACCGGAGTGGTCCCCTTCCGGATGCCGGACCCGGTGCCCGGCGGCGGCCGCGGCGAACAGGGCCTCGCCGAGGTCTACGTCATGCCGACCCGCAGCCTCGACGGCGAGAAGGCCGCCGTGTGCATCGTCGTC encodes:
- a CDS encoding (deoxy)nucleoside triphosphate pyrophosphohydrolase → MTERIVVVGAALLDGGRLLAARRSAPPDLAGRWELPGGKVEPGERPEAALVRELREELGVDAEPVERIPGEWPLRDAYVLHVWTARLRPGSAAPAPLEDHDELRWLAPAEIWDVPWLDQDVPAVRETLTRLTAGRAH
- a CDS encoding ATP-binding protein, giving the protein MNSLAREVIGVSDTEGDCAEWTFPAEPGAVRAARGAVRRQLDGWDLDGLGDVAELLVSELVTNALRHASGPIGVRLVRPARLDRVLLVEVSDPVPDPPLERAARPEDESGRGLQLVASASRRWGSRPGDTGKTVWFELTVPG